The genomic segment CGTGTCCGTGCAGGACAAGGGCAAGCGGTTCAACACCGATCTGCTGGAGGCCCTGGAGCTGGGCAACCTGCTCGATCTGGCCGAGGTGACGGCCGTGTCCGCGCTGGCCCGCAAGGAGTCCCGCGGCGGTCACTACCGCGAGGACTTCCCCAACCGCGACGACGTCAACTTCATGCGGCACACCATGGCGTACCGCGAGGTGGGCGAGGACGGCACCGAGTCGATCCGGCTCGACTACAAGCCGGTCGTGACGACCCGCTACCAGCCGATGGAGCGTAAGTACTGATGAGCACCGCAACGCTCGACAAGCACGAGCCCCAAGACGCGCCGGCTTCCGCCACGGCCGCGGACCTGATCACGGTCACCTTCCGGATCCGCCGGTTCAACCCGGAGGTGTCGGCCGACGCGAGCTGGGAGGACTTCCGGTTCGAGATCGACCCGAAGGAGCGGGTGCTCGACGCCCTCCACAAGATCAAGTGGGAGCTCGACGGGACGCTGACCTTCCGGCGCTCCTGCGCGCACGGCATCTGCGGCTCGGACGCGATGCGCATCAACGGCCGCAACCGGCTGGCGTGCAAGACGCTGATCAAGGACATGAACCCGGAGAAGCCGATCACGGTCGAGCCCATCAAGGGCCTGGCGGTCCTGAAGGACCTCGTGGTCGACATGGAGCCGTTCTTCCAGGCGTACCGGGACATCATGCCGTTCCTCGTCACCAAGGGGAACGAGCCGACGCGCGAGCGGCTGCAGAGCGCCGAGGACCGCGAGCGGTTCGACGACACCACCAAGTGCATCCTGTGCGCCGCGTGCACGTCGTCCTGCCCGGTGTTCTGGAACGACGGGCAGTACTTCGGCCCGCAGGCGATCGTGGGCGCGCACCGCTTCATCTTCGACTCGCGCGACGAGGGCGGTGAGCAGCGGCTGGAGATCCTCAACTCCAAGGAGGGCGTCTGGCGCTGCCGCACCACCTTCAACTGCACCGAGGCCTGCCCGCGCGGCATCGAGATCACCAAGGCCATCCAGGAGGTCAAGCGGGCGCTGATCACGCGCCGCTTCTGAGCCGGCCGGCCGCCCGCTTCCGGGCGGCCCCGGGTGAAACCGACCGGGCCCGGTCCGTACGTGCGAGACGTACGGACCGGGCCCGTCGGCGTGCCGGGGCGGGTCCCGGAGCGCCGGTCAGATCCTGCTCAGCTCCCAGAGCCGCCAGGCCCCGCTGCCGTCCGACAGGTACTGGTAGCCGGCGACG from the Streptomyces xinghaiensis S187 genome contains:
- a CDS encoding succinate dehydrogenase iron-sulfur subunit: MSTATLDKHEPQDAPASATAADLITVTFRIRRFNPEVSADASWEDFRFEIDPKERVLDALHKIKWELDGTLTFRRSCAHGICGSDAMRINGRNRLACKTLIKDMNPEKPITVEPIKGLAVLKDLVVDMEPFFQAYRDIMPFLVTKGNEPTRERLQSAEDRERFDDTTKCILCAACTSSCPVFWNDGQYFGPQAIVGAHRFIFDSRDEGGEQRLEILNSKEGVWRCRTTFNCTEACPRGIEITKAIQEVKRALITRRF